One region of Rhodophyticola sp. CCM32 genomic DNA includes:
- the odhB gene encoding 2-oxoglutarate dehydrogenase complex dihydrolipoyllysine-residue succinyltransferase, whose amino-acid sequence MSVEVRVPTLGESVTEATVATWFKKPGEAVAVDEMLCELETDKVTVEVPSPSAGTLAEIVAAEGETVGVDALLATLSEGAGAAPAAAPEKPAAEEPARAEAAPEAGGDSVDVMVPTLGESVTEATVSTWFKAVGDSVAQDEMLCELETDKVSVEVPAPAAGVLTEIAAPEGTTVEASAKLAVIGGAAAGVSAAPAAAAAPAAAPASTGRDVEDAPSAKKLMAEKGLGADQVQGSGRDGRVMKEDVLNAVSAATAPAPSAAPAAPRAPVPADDAAREERVKMTRLRQTIAKRLKDSQNTAAMLTTYNEVDMGEVMALRSQYKDQFEKKHGVRLGFMSFFTKACCHALKEVPEVNAEIDGTDIVYKNFVHMGVAAGTPTGLVVPVIRDADAMSFAEIEKAIAEKGRRARDGKLSMAEMQGGTFTLSNGGVYGSLMSSPILNPPQSGILGMHKIQDRPMAINGEVVIRPMMYLALSYDHRIVDGKGAVTFLVRVKEALEDPRRLLMDL is encoded by the coding sequence ATGTCCGTAGAAGTGCGCGTACCCACCCTGGGCGAAAGCGTGACCGAGGCCACAGTGGCCACCTGGTTCAAGAAACCGGGCGAAGCGGTGGCGGTTGATGAAATGCTCTGCGAGCTGGAAACCGACAAGGTGACGGTGGAAGTGCCCTCCCCCTCGGCCGGGACCCTGGCCGAGATTGTCGCGGCGGAAGGAGAAACCGTGGGGGTTGATGCCCTGCTTGCCACGCTGAGCGAAGGCGCAGGCGCGGCCCCGGCGGCGGCCCCGGAAAAACCTGCGGCAGAAGAACCGGCGCGGGCCGAGGCGGCACCGGAGGCAGGCGGCGACAGCGTTGATGTGATGGTGCCTACCTTGGGCGAAAGCGTGACCGAGGCGACGGTGTCCACCTGGTTCAAGGCCGTGGGCGACAGCGTCGCGCAGGATGAGATGCTGTGCGAGTTGGAGACAGATAAAGTGTCGGTCGAGGTTCCGGCCCCGGCCGCCGGTGTCCTGACTGAAATCGCCGCACCCGAAGGAACGACCGTTGAAGCCAGCGCGAAACTGGCGGTGATCGGTGGCGCAGCGGCAGGTGTCTCGGCGGCGCCAGCGGCGGCGGCTGCACCGGCGGCGGCCCCGGCCAGCACGGGCAGGGATGTGGAAGATGCCCCTTCTGCCAAGAAGCTGATGGCCGAAAAAGGCCTTGGCGCCGATCAGGTTCAGGGGTCGGGCCGCGATGGGCGGGTCATGAAGGAAGATGTGCTGAATGCGGTCAGTGCGGCGACAGCCCCGGCGCCGTCTGCCGCGCCCGCAGCCCCCCGCGCCCCGGTGCCCGCCGATGATGCGGCGCGCGAGGAACGGGTGAAGATGACCCGCCTGCGCCAGACCATCGCCAAGCGCCTGAAAGACAGCCAGAACACCGCCGCCATGCTGACCACCTATAATGAGGTGGATATGGGTGAGGTGATGGCGCTTCGCAGCCAGTACAAGGACCAGTTCGAGAAGAAACACGGGGTGCGCCTGGGCTTCATGTCCTTCTTCACCAAGGCCTGCTGCCATGCGCTGAAAGAAGTGCCCGAGGTGAATGCGGAGATCGACGGAACCGATATCGTCTATAAGAACTTCGTGCATATGGGCGTGGCCGCAGGCACACCCACCGGGCTGGTCGTGCCGGTGATCCGCGATGCGGATGCGATGTCTTTTGCCGAGATCGAGAAAGCGATTGCCGAAAAGGGCCGCCGCGCCCGGGACGGCAAATTGTCCATGGCCGAGATGCAGGGCGGGACCTTCACGCTGTCGAATGGCGGGGTCTATGGCTCGCTGATGTCCTCACCCATCCTGAACCCGCCGCAATCGGGCATTCTGGGCATGCACAAAATCCAGGACCGCCCGATGGCGATCAATGGCGAGGTGGTGATCCGCCCGATGATGTATCTGGCATTGAGCTATGATCACCGGATCGTCGATGGCAAAGGCGCGGTGACCTTCCTGGTGCGGGTGAAAGAAGCGCTGGAGGATCCGCGCCGGTTGCTGATGGATTTGTGA
- a CDS encoding MAPEG family protein gives MTPELTALTCAGLLQAGQFLLYSVAANAQVGPGTALGPRDKRIELTGIAGRLQRALSNHFEGLTLFTLAVTVVTLSDQSTHFTAICAWTYLAARIFYVPAYAFGWSPWRSLIWFTGFAATLLMLIAALL, from the coding sequence ATGACCCCCGAACTCACCGCCCTCACATGCGCGGGCCTGCTGCAAGCGGGGCAATTCCTCCTCTATTCGGTTGCCGCCAACGCGCAGGTGGGGCCCGGAACGGCCCTTGGCCCCCGGGATAAGAGAATTGAGCTGACCGGCATTGCCGGCAGGCTTCAGCGCGCGCTGAGCAATCATTTCGAGGGGCTGACGCTTTTCACCCTTGCCGTGACCGTTGTCACCCTCTCGGACCAGTCCACGCACTTCACCGCCATCTGCGCCTGGACCTATCTGGCCGCGCGCATATTTTACGTCCCGGCCTATGCGTTCGGCTGGTCGCCCTGGCGCTCGCTGATCTGGTTCACCGGCTTTGCGGCAACACTCCTCATGCTGATCGCGGCCCTGTTATGA
- the lpdA gene encoding dihydrolipoyl dehydrogenase: MASYDVIVIGSGPGGYVCAIRCAQLGLKTACVEGRETLGGTCLNIGCIPSKALLHASHQLHEAEHNFAKMGLKGKSPSVDWKQMQAYKDDVIGQNTKGIEFLFKKNKIDWLKGWGSIPAPGQVKVGDETHEAKHIIIATGSEPTALPGITIDEKVVVTSEGALSLPKVPKKMVVIGAGVIGLELGSVYARLGSEVQVIEFLDHITPGMDAEVSKQFRRLLSKQGLSFTLGAAVQKVEATKTKAKVTYQLRKDDSEVVVDADVVLVATGRKPYTDGLGLTELGVEMTDRGQIRTDARWATNVKGIYAIGDAITGPMLAHKAEDEGMAAAEVVAGKHGHVNYGVIPGVIYTHPEVSNVGETEESLKDAGRAYKVGKFSFMGNGRAKVNFAADGFVKILADKDTDRILGAHIIGPMAGDLIHEICVAMEFGASAQDLAMTCHAHPTYSEAVREAALACGDGAIHA; encoded by the coding sequence ATGGCAAGTTACGATGTGATCGTCATCGGTTCCGGCCCCGGCGGCTATGTCTGTGCCATCCGCTGTGCGCAACTGGGGCTGAAAACCGCCTGTGTCGAGGGGCGCGAGACCCTGGGCGGAACCTGCCTGAATATCGGTTGCATCCCGTCCAAGGCGCTGCTGCATGCCAGCCATCAACTGCATGAGGCAGAGCATAATTTCGCCAAAATGGGCCTGAAGGGCAAAAGCCCCTCCGTCGACTGGAAACAGATGCAGGCCTATAAGGATGATGTGATCGGCCAGAACACCAAAGGCATCGAATTCCTGTTCAAGAAGAACAAGATCGACTGGCTGAAAGGCTGGGGAAGTATCCCTGCGCCGGGTCAGGTCAAGGTCGGTGACGAAACCCATGAAGCGAAACATATCATCATCGCCACCGGGTCCGAGCCCACCGCCCTGCCGGGGATCACCATTGACGAGAAGGTCGTGGTCACCTCCGAAGGTGCGCTGAGCCTGCCGAAAGTGCCGAAGAAGATGGTGGTGATCGGCGCGGGCGTGATCGGGCTGGAGCTTGGCTCGGTCTATGCGCGGCTGGGATCCGAGGTGCAGGTGATCGAGTTTCTGGACCACATCACACCGGGCATGGATGCGGAAGTGTCCAAGCAATTCCGGCGGCTGCTGTCGAAACAGGGGCTCAGCTTCACCCTTGGCGCGGCGGTGCAGAAGGTGGAGGCGACAAAGACCAAGGCCAAGGTCACCTATCAGCTGCGCAAGGATGACAGCGAGGTGGTGGTGGATGCCGATGTGGTGCTCGTCGCCACGGGGCGCAAACCCTATACCGACGGGCTGGGTCTGACGGAACTGGGTGTCGAGATGACCGACCGGGGCCAGATCAGGACCGATGCGCGTTGGGCCACGAATGTGAAAGGCATCTATGCCATCGGCGATGCGATCACCGGCCCGATGCTGGCCCATAAGGCGGAAGATGAAGGCATGGCCGCCGCCGAGGTCGTCGCGGGCAAACATGGCCATGTGAATTATGGGGTGATCCCGGGCGTCATCTATACCCATCCCGAGGTCTCCAATGTGGGTGAGACAGAGGAAAGCCTGAAAGATGCGGGCCGGGCCTATAAGGTCGGCAAGTTTTCCTTCATGGGCAATGGCCGGGCCAAGGTAAATTTCGCCGCCGACGGGTTTGTGAAAATCCTCGCGGATAAAGACACAGACCGGATTCTGGGCGCCCATATCATTGGCCCGATGGCGGGTGATCTGATCCATGAGATCTGTGTGGCGATGGAGTTCGGCGCCTCGGCCCAGGATCTGGCGATGACCTGCCACGCCCACCCCACCTATTCCGAAGCCGTGCGGGAGGCCGCCCTGGCCTGTGGCGATGGTGCGATCCACGCCTGA
- a CDS encoding SH3 domain-containing protein, which yields MTPGRVDDDYPGWQWVVSQQGLGGWIPVDLLDGDRITGDFDTTELTVMTGERVTILTTRAGWHWCRAENGQEGWVPADCLSRYSVSR from the coding sequence GTGACCCCGGGCCGTGTGGATGATGATTATCCCGGATGGCAATGGGTGGTGAGCCAGCAGGGTCTGGGCGGATGGATTCCCGTTGATCTGCTGGATGGCGACCGCATCACCGGGGATTTTGACACAACCGAACTGACCGTGATGACGGGTGAAAGGGTCACGATCCTGACCACACGGGCAGGCTGGCATTGGTGCCGGGCAGAAAACGGGCAAGAGGGCTGGGTGCCGGCCGATTGCCTGTCGCGATATAGCGTTTCCCGGTAA
- a CDS encoding GntR family transcriptional regulator: MLTNPRPTETGAAVAHDRVYRALRTQIMHGEVGPGQPITLRGLGKEFGVSMTPAREAVRRLVSEGALFLSASGRVSTPELSNERIEELAAIRALLEPELSTRALPRAHMALIERMEVINGSIANAIIRRDAVGYIRSNLEFHRTLYLRAQAPAMLALAETVWLQLGPTMRALYGRMGKTDAPSHHNLILAALQAGDEPGLRLAVRADVTKGLRLLIS, from the coding sequence ATGTTGACCAATCCCCGCCCCACGGAAACCGGTGCCGCAGTGGCCCATGATCGGGTTTACCGCGCTTTGAGAACACAGATCATGCATGGAGAGGTGGGCCCGGGCCAGCCCATAACCCTGCGCGGTCTTGGCAAGGAATTCGGCGTCTCGATGACACCCGCCCGCGAAGCGGTGCGACGGCTGGTCAGCGAAGGGGCACTGTTTCTGTCTGCCTCGGGCCGGGTGTCGACACCGGAATTGTCCAATGAGCGGATTGAAGAGCTTGCCGCCATCCGCGCCCTGCTGGAGCCGGAATTGTCGACCCGCGCCCTGCCCCGCGCCCATATGGCCCTGATCGAGCGGATGGAGGTGATCAATGGCAGCATCGCCAATGCGATCATACGGCGCGATGCGGTTGGCTATATCCGCAGCAATCTGGAATTCCACCGCACGCTTTATCTGCGCGCCCAGGCCCCGGCGATGCTGGCCCTGGCGGAAACCGTCTGGTTGCAACTGGGGCCCACCATGCGGGCGCTTTACGGGCGTATGGGCAAAACCGATGCGCCCAGTCATCACAACCTGATCCTTGCCGCCCTGCAAGCCGGGGACGAGCCGGGATTGCGCCTTGCGGTCCGCGCGGATGTCACCAAGGGCCTGCGCCTTCTGATAAGCTGA
- a CDS encoding M48 family metallopeptidase yields the protein MPGPSFEWKMPRPSNDTHILPGDPPVHVALKRSARARRFSLRVSRADGRVSLSLPHWARESDALAFLHDRETWLRRQLAAAPHPNRPEIGGTIPICGVDRQITRGGGRTARLIEGGVQVPDGPRIPPRIRALLQALARERLTRACDRYASDLGRRYGRLTLRDPRSRWGSCSSKGDLMFSWRLIMAPPDVLDYVAAHEVAHLAEMNHSAKFWSVCARLCPGYDAPRAWLKTEGPQLLAWQFDPLPQDPVL from the coding sequence ATGCCCGGCCCAAGCTTCGAGTGGAAAATGCCCCGCCCGTCCAACGACACCCATATCCTGCCCGGCGACCCGCCGGTACATGTGGCCCTGAAACGCTCTGCCCGGGCGCGGCGGTTCTCGCTGCGGGTGTCGCGGGCCGATGGCCGCGTCAGCCTGAGCCTGCCACATTGGGCCAGAGAAAGCGATGCCCTGGCCTTTCTGCATGACCGTGAAACATGGCTGAGACGACAGCTTGCTGCGGCACCACACCCCAACCGGCCCGAGATCGGCGGCACAATCCCGATCTGCGGGGTGGATCGGCAGATCACGCGCGGGGGCGGCCGGACGGCCCGGCTGATCGAGGGCGGGGTGCAGGTGCCCGATGGCCCACGCATCCCCCCCCGCATCCGCGCCCTGTTGCAGGCCCTGGCACGCGAGCGCCTGACCCGGGCCTGCGACCGCTATGCCTCGGATCTTGGGCGGCGCTATGGCCGGCTGACCCTGCGCGATCCCCGCAGCCGATGGGGCAGTTGTTCCTCGAAAGGGGATCTGATGTTTTCCTGGCGGCTGATTATGGCACCGCCTGATGTGCTTGACTATGTCGCGGCCCATGAGGTCGCACATCTGGCGGAAATGAACCACTCCGCGAAGTTCTGGTCCGTCTGTGCCCGGCTCTGCCCCGGCTACGATGCCCCGCGCGCCTGGCTGAAGACCGAAGGCCCGCAACTTCTGGCGTGGCAGTTCGACCCCTTGCCGCAAGACCCGGTTTTGTGA
- a CDS encoding TIGR02300 family protein — protein MPKEDWGVKRVCPTTGKRFYDLNKNPIVSPYTGDVVVLDTGKGSRTLVADKADKSATKKDVTDDAEEVVLDDDDDLDIDADADVDLDDGDDDDDVLDDDDDTETVALDDLKDVAANDGDDD, from the coding sequence ATGCCCAAAGAGGACTGGGGCGTCAAACGCGTCTGCCCGACAACCGGGAAACGGTTTTACGACCTGAACAAGAATCCGATCGTCAGCCCGTATACGGGTGATGTGGTTGTGCTGGATACCGGCAAGGGGTCACGTACCCTGGTGGCCGATAAGGCCGATAAATCCGCAACCAAGAAAGACGTCACCGATGACGCTGAAGAGGTCGTTCTGGACGATGATGACGATCTTGATATTGACGCCGATGCGGATGTCGATCTGGATGACGGCGACGATGATGATGACGTTCTGGACGATGATGACGATACGGAAACCGTCGCTCTGGACGATCTGAAGGACGTCGCGGCCAATGATGGCGACGACGACTGA
- a CDS encoding GFA family protein: MKREIISCTCGQTKAAVSAMPRLRFRCHCSKCQSTYKGPFADALVFRRGQVHLEDANQVDWIHTMRPSPLVRGICKSCHEPILAHFYFVFSIIPAIAMPGGLVPPVGHDVYYGTRAKALNDGVPKHDTVLGSYLALALPFAGVLALPGRTIAAS, translated from the coding sequence ATGAAAAGAGAGATCATCAGTTGCACATGTGGTCAAACCAAAGCGGCGGTTTCAGCGATGCCGAGACTTCGGTTTCGGTGCCATTGTTCGAAGTGTCAATCCACCTACAAGGGGCCTTTTGCTGACGCGCTCGTGTTTCGTCGCGGGCAGGTCCATCTTGAGGATGCCAACCAGGTCGACTGGATACACACCATGCGACCATCCCCATTGGTTCGTGGCATTTGCAAATCATGTCATGAACCGATTCTCGCGCATTTTTACTTTGTTTTTTCAATCATACCGGCGATCGCAATGCCCGGTGGACTGGTTCCACCCGTTGGTCATGATGTCTACTACGGGACCAGAGCCAAGGCGTTGAACGACGGCGTTCCGAAGCACGATACAGTGCTTGGCTCATACCTCGCCCTTGCCTTGCCATTTGCTGGCGTGCTTGCGCTGCCTGGCCGTACTATCGCCGCATCGTAG
- a CDS encoding integrase core domain-containing protein yields the protein MKEEKTTPLRERMIEDMRIRGMSPKTQQGHIRAVRYFAEFIGRSPDTATPDELRAYQLHMTDTGVSTGVFNARIVSLRFFFGMTCGREEMKRYMQFRRKAKKLPVVLSVEDVGDLLAAVPGPGLCIEVDFSLPAERVVRSLNQIIEWRGQPHAIRVDNGPEYISGTLMTWAEKRNIRLEYIQPGKPQQNGYIERYNRTVRGEWLGQYIFETIEEAQDKATEWLWTYNNERPNMGIGGITPAMKLKTAA from the coding sequence ATGAAGGAGGAGAAGACCACCCCGCTGCGTGAGCGGATGATCGAAGATATGCGCATTCGCGGAATGTCCCCGAAGACGCAGCAAGGCCATATCAGAGCCGTCAGGTATTTTGCTGAGTTCATCGGGCGCTCGCCCGATACGGCGACGCCGGACGAGTTGCGCGCGTATCAGCTTCACATGACCGATACCGGGGTCTCGACCGGCGTGTTCAACGCTAGGATCGTGTCGCTGCGGTTCTTCTTCGGCATGACCTGTGGGCGCGAGGAGATGAAGCGGTACATGCAGTTCCGGCGCAAAGCGAAGAAGCTACCGGTTGTCTTGAGCGTCGAGGATGTTGGCGATCTGCTGGCGGCGGTTCCTGGACCGGGGCTGTGCATTGAGGTCGACTTCTCACTGCCAGCGGAGCGCGTTGTGCGCAGCCTGAACCAGATCATTGAATGGCGCGGCCAGCCGCACGCAATTCGCGTCGATAATGGTCCAGAATATATCAGTGGCACGCTCATGACATGGGCCGAGAAACGCAACATCCGGCTTGAATACATCCAGCCAGGCAAACCACAGCAGAACGGCTACATAGAACGTTACAACCGCACTGTTCGTGGCGAGTGGCTCGGACAATACATCTTTGAAACGATTGAGGAGGCACAAGATAAGGCGACTGAATGGCTCTGGACTTACAACAACGAGCGACCCAACATGGGTATAGGCGGCATAACACCCGCCATGAAACTGAAAACAGCCGCGTGA
- a CDS encoding IS30 family transposase: protein MVKDRRAKSAQQAISRTLGPLRDHVHTLTYDNGPEFSHHQKVNRDLGAKSFFAHPYHSWERGSNENMNGLLRQYFPKGKSMKAVTKTQINAIVERL from the coding sequence GTGGTCAAAGATCGCAGGGCAAAATCGGCACAGCAAGCCATCTCACGCACGCTCGGGCCTTTGCGGGACCACGTCCACACACTGACCTATGATAATGGGCCGGAGTTTTCGCACCACCAAAAGGTCAATCGCGACCTCGGTGCAAAGAGCTTCTTTGCGCATCCCTATCATTCCTGGGAGCGCGGTTCGAACGAAAATATGAATGGCTTGCTACGGCAATACTTCCCGAAAGGAAAATCCATGAAGGCCGTGACAAAGACGCAGATCAACGCAATCGTTGAACGCCTATAG
- a CDS encoding IS30 family transposase codes for MLLCCSPTEVKEHRMRAYRRLTEDDRIEIYAALTAGESQAGIARRIGCHKSTISREVRRNAGLRGYHARQAQRFSMSRRIRLGRRRVSRQQWRIVEAGLRQDWSPEQINGVMRLKGLAPVSHERIYQHIYADKRAGGTLYTHLRVHKRRRKRRGVFNRRGQIKDRVWISERPRIVDARARIGDWEVDTIIGRQKRCSLDHNDRTQIPPMQGRSGQRSQGKIGTASHLTHARAFAGPRPHTDL; via the coding sequence ATGCTCTTATGCTGCTCACCGACTGAAGTTAAGGAGCATAGAATGCGAGCTTACCGCCGCCTTACAGAAGATGACCGTATAGAGATTTACGCAGCATTGACAGCGGGGGAGAGCCAGGCAGGCATTGCGCGCCGGATCGGATGTCACAAGTCGACCATCAGCCGGGAAGTTCGGCGCAATGCCGGCCTGCGTGGATATCACGCCAGACAAGCCCAACGCTTCAGCATGTCGCGGCGTATCCGTCTTGGACGGCGCCGGGTTTCACGGCAGCAATGGCGGATTGTCGAGGCTGGTCTGCGTCAGGACTGGAGCCCCGAACAGATCAACGGTGTGATGCGGCTCAAAGGCCTTGCCCCTGTGAGCCATGAACGCATTTATCAGCACATCTACGCCGATAAACGTGCAGGCGGCACGCTCTACACCCATCTGCGGGTTCACAAGAGGCGTCGTAAACGGCGCGGTGTCTTCAACAGACGCGGGCAAATCAAGGATCGCGTCTGGATCTCCGAGCGCCCCCGGATCGTCGATGCCAGAGCCCGTATCGGAGACTGGGAAGTCGATACGATCATAGGGCGCCAAAAACGATGCAGCCTTGATCACAATGACCGAACGCAAATCCCGCCTATGCAGGGCCGTAGTGGTCAAAGATCGCAGGGCAAAATCGGCACAGCAAGCCATCTCACGCACGCTCGGGCCTTTGCGGGACCACGTCCACACACTGACCTATGA
- a CDS encoding glycosyltransferase 61 family protein, whose protein sequence is MPDTPTFSTPPSDALYTPGLHPGLHLLSDPGPAWHKARSGTITSLTLSETPEIRARWETELRRIARHRHFDSVIELNTRPALFEDARFIRTFTALNNRWFMNGAGGGRLMTKYGRSYKSEYPGADFNADLRQHYEQAQANAEPVPIWSGDITGLDFALDARNLHNYYHFMKETFCNLCLLAEIDGFSGQINIHCPGAEPSGFITRYLDALFPELAGRVRFQGEPAHYDRVLGAFTPDYYLFQAPPGAIPPLDPLIGRRLQWDPTLPNADVMKTLSMNAYSRSLRLLRERALRAIEGQDFPHLPKRFWVGRAVEGKRARTVEAEPKIIAGLQKRGFEVIYFEKLSPLEQIALMARAEVMVSYHGAGFTNLLYAHPQAHVIELGTLQSGVLRWSDFMGFAHAAGCTYTVAVADYDYDGPEALPPLRGGTLHPVAISDTGIAQLMAHIDAL, encoded by the coding sequence ATGCCTGACACACCTACTTTCTCCACCCCACCCAGCGATGCGCTTTACACCCCCGGCCTTCACCCGGGGTTGCATCTGCTATCTGATCCCGGCCCCGCCTGGCACAAGGCGCGCAGCGGCACGATCACCAGCCTTACGCTGTCCGAGACCCCTGAAATCCGCGCAAGGTGGGAGACCGAGCTTCGCCGTATCGCCCGCCATAGGCATTTCGACAGTGTCATTGAGTTAAACACCCGGCCCGCGCTTTTTGAAGATGCCCGGTTCATCCGCACCTTTACGGCGCTCAACAATCGCTGGTTCATGAACGGGGCGGGCGGCGGGCGCCTTATGACGAAATACGGTCGCAGTTATAAATCTGAATACCCAGGGGCCGATTTCAACGCCGATCTTCGCCAACATTACGAACAGGCGCAGGCCAATGCCGAACCAGTGCCGATCTGGAGCGGAGATATCACCGGGCTAGACTTCGCGCTGGATGCCCGGAACCTGCATAATTACTATCATTTCATGAAGGAAACCTTCTGCAATCTTTGCCTTCTGGCCGAGATCGACGGGTTCAGCGGGCAGATCAACATTCATTGCCCGGGCGCAGAACCCTCGGGGTTCATCACCCGCTACCTTGATGCGCTTTTCCCCGAACTGGCCGGCAGGGTGCGGTTTCAGGGCGAACCGGCCCATTATGACCGGGTGCTTGGGGCCTTCACACCGGATTATTACCTGTTTCAGGCCCCCCCGGGGGCAATACCCCCGCTTGACCCGCTGATCGGGCGACGCCTGCAATGGGACCCGACATTACCGAACGCAGATGTCATGAAGACCCTGTCGATGAACGCCTATTCCCGGTCCCTCCGCCTGCTGCGCGAACGCGCCCTACGCGCGATCGAAGGACAGGACTTCCCGCATCTGCCCAAACGTTTCTGGGTTGGCCGGGCAGTGGAAGGCAAACGCGCCCGCACCGTCGAAGCGGAACCGAAGATCATTGCAGGGCTGCAAAAACGTGGTTTCGAGGTGATCTATTTCGAGAAGCTCTCACCGCTTGAACAGATCGCCCTGATGGCGCGCGCCGAGGTGATGGTGTCCTATCACGGGGCAGGTTTCACCAATCTGCTTTATGCGCATCCGCAGGCCCATGTGATCGAACTGGGCACGCTGCAATCCGGCGTGCTGCGGTGGAGCGATTTCATGGGTTTCGCACATGCGGCGGGCTGCACATACACTGTGGCGGTGGCCGATTACGATTATGACGGCCCGGAAGCTCTTCCACCACTGCGGGGCGGGACGCTTCACCCGGTTGCCATCTCGGATACCGGGATTGCGCAATTGATGGCACATATCGACGCTTTGTAA
- a CDS encoding MFS transporter, whose translation MKRLLRLKGLEVFFLTLGKLALALSIWVALEAQTWLAAALPIVFYLCKTCFGCFFSNLPDKVGPRRLIVQLMTVSCSAFALFAIGFEWQQPILLLVAAGAFGSVESYFTPSVNALVPELVDTDEAPNAYRYSFLISSVARVSGLTVGFLGYEVLNSAIVLLIITIIAAIVCWYSSGVAYPSPRQIRSAFESPFKSFKRFSRIRFEIEWSLISLAINAITVSFSTFVIPFAAKTVFDVSPVYLGLLEASVTAGVVFSALFLHRFVSERVSELVIVLGSLAVLGASMFAYAILLQPVAWAVISFFVGAAIVTNNTTVEARRSMALPEKERGFFQTSHFFIIQAGVPVGLLVSSILVFGQSLNGVLLVAGSIILLCTAYLALSTSFREFIRVPKDDLLGYYTKLL comes from the coding sequence ATGAAGAGATTGCTTCGGCTGAAAGGACTTGAGGTTTTTTTCCTTACCCTGGGAAAGCTGGCCTTGGCCTTATCCATATGGGTTGCACTTGAAGCGCAAACCTGGCTAGCTGCCGCACTGCCGATAGTCTTTTATTTATGCAAGACTTGCTTCGGTTGCTTTTTTTCTAATCTGCCTGACAAAGTCGGACCGAGACGGTTGATAGTCCAACTTATGACGGTTTCTTGCTCAGCGTTCGCACTGTTCGCCATCGGGTTTGAATGGCAGCAGCCAATTCTTCTTTTAGTTGCTGCAGGCGCTTTCGGAAGTGTGGAAAGTTACTTTACGCCAAGCGTCAATGCACTTGTCCCCGAACTTGTTGATACTGACGAAGCACCTAACGCTTATCGCTACTCATTTCTAATTTCATCTGTTGCTCGCGTAAGCGGATTGACAGTAGGTTTTTTAGGTTATGAAGTTCTGAATAGCGCCATCGTGCTGCTGATTATCACGATCATTGCAGCAATCGTCTGCTGGTACTCCTCTGGTGTGGCCTATCCTTCACCTCGCCAAATTCGATCGGCTTTCGAAAGCCCCTTCAAGAGCTTCAAACGTTTTTCGAGGATCAGGTTTGAAATCGAGTGGTCACTAATCTCACTTGCCATTAATGCCATAACAGTATCATTCTCAACGTTCGTCATTCCATTCGCGGCAAAGACAGTGTTTGATGTTTCACCGGTTTACTTGGGGCTGCTAGAAGCCAGCGTTACTGCTGGTGTAGTCTTCAGCGCATTATTTTTACATCGGTTTGTTTCTGAGCGCGTTAGTGAACTCGTGATTGTCTTGGGGAGCCTTGCTGTACTGGGAGCTTCTATGTTCGCTTACGCGATTTTACTCCAGCCTGTCGCCTGGGCCGTGATATCATTCTTCGTGGGCGCGGCTATCGTGACAAACAACACCACCGTGGAGGCGCGGCGCTCTATGGCATTGCCGGAGAAAGAGAGGGGCTTTTTTCAGACCTCTCACTTCTTCATCATTCAAGCAGGTGTTCCTGTTGGCTTACTGGTTTCATCAATTTTAGTATTCGGCCAGTCACTGAACGGTGTGTTGCTAGTAGCTGGCAGCATTATCCTGCTTTGTACTGCCTATTTGGCCTTGAGCACTTCATTTCGAGAGTTCATCCGGGTGCCAAAGGACGACTTGCTTGGCTACTACACCAAGCTCTTATGA